A window of Acropora muricata isolate sample 2 chromosome 6, ASM3666990v1, whole genome shotgun sequence genomic DNA:
GTGTTCATCATTCTTCCACACGCTCAGAATATTAAAGACAAAGATTTGGAAAATCGATGTTGGGACATGATCTATATGCACACAGAGGAAGCTCTGGCCTCAGATCATTTTGTTGCCACCGAGCGATCGCTGGTGGAGTCAGTTGTGAAGAGAGAGAAATTGAATGTCAAGGAAATTGAATTGTTCAAGGCTGTTAATCGCTGGGCGGAAAAAAAGATTGAGGAGCGAAGGATAGGCACGGATGGTAATGCAAAGAGAGGAATTATTGGAGATGAGATTGTGAAAGAAATAAGATTTCCCTTGATGTCTCAAAAAGAATTTGCTACATTTGTTATTGACTCCAACATATTGAACATGCAAGAAGTTAGTGAAATGATAAAGCACTACAACCAGGTCCTGACATCCCCTTTGCGGTATTTACAGTATCCAAGGATCGGGGCTTTAAGGCGATTCTGCAGATTCAAGGATTTCAATGGGACGGGCTCATGGGGGTACAATAATGGTGAACCGGATTCTCTCATCCTTAGTGTGGACAGGGACATTAGTCTTCATGGAGTTCAGCATTTTGGCTCTGAAGGGTGTGAGTATACAGTTTCCGTGGAAATTAAAGACAAAGCCACAAACGTATCTCTGGTGAAAAAGCCTGGAACATACTCTTGTGAAAAAGACTTGGATCATAACTATTATggctttgatgttttttttgaCACTCCTGTGATCCTAGAGTCAGGGAAGAGATATGAAATTTGCTCAAATATCATTGGCCCATCGTCATGGTACGGTGAAGAAGGGGAAACACGTGTCAATTCTGATGGGATAAATTTTGCGTTCAGTGTGTCAGATTCTCCAAATAATGGCAATGATGTGAAAACTGGACAGTTTCCTGTCTTCCTCTTTACTCGTTCTGGTTAACTACACCTTGTACTACAAGATCATTTTCACATGACAGCCATACTaacacaagaaagaaaaaaagaaaactgtgtCTAATTGTTACTAAACATGATAATTCTCACAGACAactcttttaatttttctcttattacattaacttttttgctaGAGACATGAAAAAGATTATTGTGTTACAGATATAACGGTTACACTACATTACTTTGTTGCGATTACCTGACAAATATATCTTTGAATATTGTTTGCCTGCAATTCACGCATTCAACTCTATTTTCATGCAACTTTTTTGCTTTAGTGATTGACCACTTAGATCATGTGTTGGAAACCATCTGTTaatatttgaagtgtttttCAAGGCAGCACATCAGTGGCAAGCACAAAACCATCATTGAAAGGGGGAACGATTTTCTAAGCTAGCGTTATTTTTGGTGGTGGGCATATGGCTCTTTACAATCTGAAGGTGTTCTCATGCTTTTCAAactaaagaaaagaatgaactTTTATGATAATTGCAGGGATCCTTCCTATTTGTCCACTTTGACTTTGGAGGATGGATAAACTATTTCCAAGTTTGTAGACTCAGCTTAAAGGTCCTTATATCTTGaagaatacaccttattccaaaatggcggccactaaattattcttttgtttgcatgttaattatcCCTCTTGGCCTCCTCAagatgtataaaaaacaaaagaagtttgaagtgaaaatgaggtgAAGAGGACTAATTaacatggaaacaaaagaataatttattggctgccattttggaataagatgtCAGGTATCAGTTCACAAAAACTGTAGCGTTTTAAGACCATACCTGTGCCGAAGCCATCTTCAGactctttcaaaacaagatgatgaagatgacttctgctcaggttgttgaaatgtcagtcactaacaacagtccttcccaggactccagtcacccagatgatcattttcaatcaaggtatgttactcctgggtttaAACCCTTTTCTTATTATTTGTGTGTTGTGTTTCCAGTAGCTGTTTCAAATGTGATCTCCATGAACTTTTCAAAGCCAAAAAATGAAACTACTTCTTTCAGATCATGGAAGTATACAAATCTTTGTACTTTTCAGATAATTTATTAGTTTAATAGTGGTCCTtaaattgaataattattattgaagcccattgttttttttatatttttaagtacaGTTAAGGGGTATTGGTGAAGGATAGTCTGTTGCAACAGTCAAGCTGggttctttttttaaataaagatCAACAAGAAAAGTTTCAGAAAAAGGTATTACAAAATGTGGTCTCTGATGACCTTACCACCTTTTGGGCCATGATAGCAAATAGGATCAGGCGGGTCATCAATTTCAGCTTAGCCAGTGAGGGGTTCCTTCCTGAAAACTGCTATGTTCTGCAAAACTGCACAAGCTTCGATCATCATGTGGACTTTTTCTAGCTTCATCCTGATCTCCGAATGTAGCTAGTGAAACCTTTGTTTCCACATCATGGGTTGGGAGGGTTCAGTGAGCTCATAAATGGACTGATAGTGGCTGCCAGCGGCACCCTTAGTATGCTGACGTCTGAGCCTGccgcaaaataaataaagcaatgTAAAGGGGACACGTATGTTTGTCCTCTCACTCGTGACATTACATTACACACGTCAAATGCTTGTTCAATTGCTACCCTTATCATGTATGGGCATTGTTAAACTCTGCTCTTTGGTGCCTGGATTCAAGTTAGGGGTCATCAAATTGGGCTTGCAGGGATAGCCACTACAATCACACTCTATTTTAACactttttattttaacaaatgCAGATATGAAGACCGTGCTATGTTATTCTAGGTGAGGTACTGAAACTGAGaataaaaatatgcaaaattaaGCTCAATAAAGAACTGTAATAATGACACCTGAATAAAAATGGGAGTAGATgaataacaaaaatgaaatgaggGAAATAGGGAGCAggtaaagaaaacaagaaacaatgcAATTGAAAAATAAGAATAGATAAAGAACTAAGAATAAGCAAGTTCAAGGACTGCTATTTGTGCTTACAAAATTCAATATCGCAcatatcaacattcatctccCCAGCTCCCTTCAGCTGTGGCCATCTCACCAAGCAATAGTTGGGTTTTCTTGCAGGTTCTGAATTAGCCTGTGGGTGGGGtgattgccttttttttttaactctggGGGTGGGGTAATTATTATACATAAAAAACAAAGTGTATTGGGGAAATCCTTGAGTGGATATCAAGAAAATACTATAACCCCCACTCTTTTAAACTCTGCTCTAGATTTGTTCAAAGCTATTTTCACATACTGTAGCGTCGTCGGAggccaagagagagagagaggcaCACGAACAAATTCACGACGCAAGGTCCTTCTTTACTACTTTCTTTAATTATCCTAACCTTCGCTCACCCCGGTCCTAAACGCTAGATAAACACGCGAGGGGAGAGACGCAGGGAAGCATAGGGCTGGGAAGCATAGgacggggacgcggggacgttaATGTTTATTGCTAAAGTCCAAGGTAAATGCGAAATCTATCGTATGTGCCACTACACCACGGGGGATTCAACTAttgtaacaatattttattttgtttagtACATATTTTTAGCGGCAAATGTAACAGTAAATGTTCTGGACaatgaaatttaatgttgaccaTAAATAACACATTTTCACGAAGAAAGAGATATCGCATTTACCTCTGACTTTACCTCCCGTATCCCCTATATTTGACGTCCTCGCGTTCCCGCGTGCCCGGCCCATACGTACCCGCGTCCACCCGCGTCCCTCCCCTCGCGTCCCAGGTCCCCACACATGCGTCCCAATGTCCCCGTCGTCCCCGTCCCAGTTTTATACACAGCCGTGTTTACAGTCAAGTCGTTTATTTCGGTCGATGGCCAGTTGACAAAGTGCATTTGTTTTCGTGCAATGGCATGGGAAACATTGTGACACGGTAGACTTTTACAGGACGAGAAAATCTTCAATAACTCGGAGAAAGCCTCCGGTGACAAAAAATCGCAACGCAACAAGGACTTGGAAAGTTGTCGACATGGAATGGATTTGTGACGCGGGTTTTTCAAGATTGTCACGAAGAAGCTAAGCTCAACCAAAAATTCAATGGATTCACAGCCAAAACGATATCGACTTCTCAGTTCATTTCCCGTATAATTCGTTAAAGAAATCGTCACGTAGCTTGAACTGTCTTTATTTCTTGGAACCGGCATTAAACCTGAATTACCCAACAGTAAGTCCAccgttttgctttgttttgggAATTTTTTCTTGGATCATGAGAGAGTTAACCCTCCTCGCTAGGTGTATTAAGCTTAACCCTTAGTTTATTCCTTTGGTAGTACTAATCGTGCTTCGCGGAACACAAACTTTATGTATCAAAGGATTGTTCCTGGGTAAGGGCGATTTTATCATTGATCAGGGCAAGTCAACATTCGAACAAAAGGAGCCCAGCAAGAAAAAACGGGTTAGAGCGAAAACCCCATTTAAACAAGGAATGACTCGTCCATTATCACTCCAAGGAAGAGCGACTGTAAAGCAGTGTGTTGCCAAAATGGGTGCCCACTGTTGGACATATTTCGTCGTTTTGGTCGTGCTTTTTGTATCGTTAAACGGTAAAAGAACCAGCAAACCAAGAGTTATGTTGAATTCCGAAGGCAAAGCTGTGATCGTAAGAAGAAACAGCAATGCAGTCAGAGTAGGCCAcatcaaaaaaattgaaactgcATTGACTCAGATTAAGAAGAAGTTAGAATCTTTGGATAAAAAAATAACCTCCCTGGTTTCTTCCAGTGGCAGCCGCAGTAAGTTGCTCCATGatttttgtctcattttttttttcgcaaggTAATACATACACATACATATATATCTTATTCACATTTCCATTTGATTTACATTACTACGTATAATATGCCGCTCAGCTGTTGATGTCGCTGCTGTTGTCAATATTTAACTGTTACTCTTACCGTTACTGTTGCTGTTGCTTTTACCACTGCTGCTGTTTCTGCTGCAGCTACTAGCACTGTTACTGGTACTGCTGCTACtgtgctattttttttaaaaatatatttattttattattttttttacaggtcttacaatacttacaataccACTTACAATCTgagttacaataattattctactTACAATaccaattttattatttttttacaggtcttacaatacttacaataccACTTACAATCTgagttacaataattattctactTACAATACCACTTACAATACGTACTATACTACTTCAGTCAAACACATATtacaaaactaaagtttaaaATATTACCTACAATATAAGTGATGCGAGAACACAAGACATATATATACTACCTTGTTGTGCTGCAGTTATTGCTGTGTCTGTCAATGCTTGACTTACTGCCTGTAGACAAGAGATGAGAAGTTGTCGACTGAGGGCACATGTGCAAATTGCTAAGGGTCGCCTTTGGTAATACCCTCCATGGAAATGAGCTATTTAACCCCCATTACAAATAGTCACACTGGTGTTCAGTAGATATTGATTACAAATGTAGCTAATGTCTAACAAAGAACCCCAATGTCAGGAAGGGTGCAGCTCAGTTTAGTATGTTGAAGGCATTTCTAATCTTGCATCCACTAGCAGCACTGCATTGGTTTACTCATGCTGGAATAAACTGTTCATTGCATACACTTCAtttccttattattattacttttattgaCTATTCCATAGCCTTAGGTGTTAAGGGTTCTGCAGTTAATCAGTGTTTTTTGAACCAGCTCCCatcttttttaatcaaatattcAGTTTCTTACTCATTGTTCCAGTTAGTACCCCAATCACAGTTGGGATAACAGAATACAGGTTTGCAGTTccagaaattttgaatttccatTTTTAGATCCTGATAATTAAAGTTCAATCTTCCTCTGTTCCTTTTCTAGCTTTTGTGTAATTGAAGGGACATGCCACTTCAACAATGAAGCTATCATTATTGATAGtattattattcaaatgaagatatgatcctcgcacttgcttaaatgaagatatgatcctcgcaattgcttaaattgtccagcaagtgcgaggatcatatcttcatttgatttcaaacaccgcactgcatataacattctttcatatagtattattattatcgttattactattattgtaaatttactgactttttgcaataatttacttttgttatttgttattGGAAATCAAGGCCAGTGGACTTGCAGTTATTTTGACTGAGATAT
This region includes:
- the LOC136919917 gene encoding BTB/POZ domain-containing protein 1-like, which produces MATFQENWQTNCTSISQRTKYIFNTALLSDVKFIVPVSNGETEVKVIPAHKLVLAIGSPVFYSLFYGQMSDTRDSIELPDCKYDGLLELFRFIYSDEVKLTGSNVMNVLFVAKKYLVPSLAEKCAEFLRENLDASNVFIILPHAQNIKDKDLENRCWDMIYMHTEEALASDHFVATERSLVESVVKREKLNVKEIELFKAVNRWAEKKIEERRIGTDGNAKRGIIGDEIVKEIRFPLMSQKEFATFVIDSNILNMQEVSEMIKHYNQVLTSPLRYLQYPRIGALRRFCRFKDFNGTGSWGYNNGEPDSLILSVDRDISLHGVQHFGSEGCEYTVSVEIKDKATNVSLVKKPGTYSCEKDLDHNYYGFDVFFDTPVILESGKRYEICSNIIGPSSWYGEEGETRVNSDGINFAFSVSDSPNNGNDVKTGQFPVFLFTRSG